One genomic window of Diospyros lotus cultivar Yz01 chromosome 8, ASM1463336v1, whole genome shotgun sequence includes the following:
- the LOC127807946 gene encoding leucine--tRNA ligase, cytoplasmic, whose product MAAAGSEMSSNTESGKSYSRRDRLLEIEGLVQEWWKEKDVFRADSLETPPNPGEKFFGNFPFPYMNGYLHLGHAFSLSKLEFAAAYHRLRGANVLLPFAFHCTGMPIKASADKLCREIQKFGNPPAFHTVEEEKNADPDPQPDESDAGNQGAPDKFKGKKSKAAAKSGGDKYQWEIMQSYGLSDDEISKFQDPYYWLTYFPPLAVEDLKAFGLGCDWRRTFITTDMNPFFDRFVRWQMRKLKKLGKIVKDLRYTIYSPLDGQPCADHDRASGEGVLPQEYTLIKMEVVPPLPQKLSVLADRKVYLAAATLRPETMYGQTNAWVLPQGKYGAFEINETDVFILTYRAALNLAYQKLSRVPEKPSCLVELTGNDLIGLPLRSPLAFNEVIYSLPMLSILTDKGTGIVTSVPSDSPDDFMSLHDLKSKPAFRAKFGVKDEWILPFDVIPIINTPEFGDKPAEKVCVDMKIKSQNERQKLEEAKKKIYKGGFYEGTMLVGEYAGMRVQEAKNLIRSRLLELGEAVMYSEPEKKVISRSGDECVVALTDQWYITYGEPNWRQEAEDCLAAMNLFSDETRHGFEHTLSWLNQWACSRNFGLGTRIPWDEEFLVESLSDSTLYMAYYTVCHLLQKGDMYGSDTSSVKPEQLTDEVWEFLFCGGPYPKSSDISSSLLNKMKQEFEYWYPFDLRVSGKDLIQNHLTFCIYNHTALLPKHHWPQGFRCNGHIMLNSEKMSKSTGNFRTLRQAMEEFSADATRFSLADAGDGMDDANFVFETANAAILRLTKEITWMEELLAAESSLRSGPPSTYYDHVFANEINIAVGTTEKNYSEYLFREALKTGFYDLQAARDEYRFSCGTGGMNRDLLWQFMDVQTRLLAPICPHYAEYVWRKLLKKDGFVIKAGWPDADLPNLTLKKANKYLQDSIASMRKLLQKQVSGSKKVKGNVSAQPNKPMIGLIFVNEQFDGWKRECLNILRSKFDSTTLSFAPDREILEALQQSLIGQETNFKQIQKLCMPFLRFKKDEVIAVGVHSLDLRLPFGEMAVLEENSELIKRQLGLERLEILSATDPDAVRKAGTHASLLNQNPPSPGNPTAIFLSE is encoded by the exons ATGGCAGCAGCTGGCAGTGAAATGTCTTCAAACACCGAGAGTGGTAAAAGCTATTCACGGAGGGACCGGCTTCTGGAGATCGAGGGGCTGGTCCAGGAGTGGTGGAAAGAGAAAGACGTTTTTAGAGCTGATTCTTTAGAAACGCCTCCCAACCCAGGCGAGAAATTCTTCGGgaattttcctttcccttacATGAATGGCTATCTTCACCTGGGCCATGCATTCTCTCTGTCCAAGCTTGAATTTGCTGCAGCATATCATCGACTTAGGGGAGCTAATGTGCTCTTACCCTTTGCTTTTCACTGTACTGGGATGCCGATTAAGGCGTCGGCTGACAAACTTTGCCGGGAGATTCAGAAATTTGGTAACCCGCCTGCATTTCATACTGTTGAAGAGGAGAAAAACGCTGACCCGGATCCACAACCAGATGAATCTGATGCAGGAAACCAGGGCGCACCTGATAAATTTAAAGGGAAAAAGTCCAAGGCAGCAGCAAAGTCAGGAGGAGATAAGTATCAGTGGGAGATAATGCAAAGTTATGGCCTCTCAGATGATGAGATATCCAAGTTTCAGGACCCATATTACTGGCTGACTTATTTTCCCCCTCTCGCTGTAGAGGACCTGAAGGCGTTTGGCCTAGGCTGTGACTGGAGGCGCACTTTTATCACAACTGATATGAACCCATTCTTTGATCGATTTGTTCGATGGCAGATgaggaaattgaagaagttGGGTAAAATTGTCAAGGACCTTAGATACACAATCTATTCCCCTTTAGATGGCCAGCCATGTGCTGATCATGATCGTGCTTCAGGTGAAGGTGTCTTACCCCAAGAATACACTCTGATTAAAATGGAAGTTGTTCCTCCTCTTCCTCAAAAGTTGAGTGTGCTGGCAGATAGGAAAGTATACCTTGCAGCTGCGACATTGAGACCTGAAACTATGTATGGGCAAACAAATGCTTGGGTATTGCCACAGGGGAAGTATGGGGCTTTTGAGATAAATGAAACTGATGTTTTTATCTTGACGTACCGGGCAGCTCTTAACCTTGCATATCAGAAACTGTCACGAGTCCCAGAAAAGCCTTCTTGTTTGGTGGAGCTGACTGGTAATGATTTAATTGGGTTGCCTTTAAGGTCTCCGTTAGCATTCAATGAGGTTATATACTCGCTGCCCATGCTGTCAATTCTTACTGACAAAGGTACTGGGATTGTGACTAGTGTGCCTAGCGATTCGCCTGATGATTTTATGTCTCTTCatgatttgaaatcaaaacCGGCTTTTAGGGCCAAGTTTGGTGTGAAGGATGAGTGGATCTTGCCATTTGATGTTATTCCAATAATTAACACCCCTGAATTTGGAGATAAACCTGCTGAAAAGGTCTGTGTAGACATGAAGATCAAGAGCCAGAATGAGAGGCAGAAGCTTGAAGAGGCCAAGAAAAAAATCTACAAGGGAGGGTTCTATGAGGGAACTATGCTTGTTGGGGAATATGCTGGGATGAGAGTCCAAGAGGCAAAGAATTTGATCAGGAGCAGGCTTCTTGAGCTTGGAGAAGCAGTGATGTATAGTGAGCCTGAGAAGAAGGTAATTTCAAGATCTGGGGATGAGTGTGTTGTTGCTTTGACCGATCAATGGTACATCACTTATGGGGAACCAAATTGGAGGCAGGAGGCAGAGGATTGTTTAGCTGCTATGAATCTCTTTTCTGATGAGACTCGGCATGGCTTTGAGCATACATTGAGTTGGCTAAACCAATGGGCCTGTTCTCGTAATTTTGGTCTTGGTACTCGAATTCCTTGGGATGAGGAGTTTCTTGTAGAATCCTTATCAGATTCAACCCTTTACATGGCATATTATACAGTCTGCCATCTGTTACAGAAAGGTGATATGTATGGATCTGATACTTCATCAGTTAAACCAGAGCAACTGACAGATGAGGTCTGGGAGTTCTTGTTCTGCGGTGGTCCATACCCTAAATCTTCAGAcatatcttcttctcttcttaatAAAATGAAACAGGAGTTTGAATATTGGTATCCATTTGATCTTCGGGTTTCAG GTAAAGATCTCATTCAGAATCACCTCACTTTTTGCATCTATAACCACACAGCTCTTCTGCCCAAGCACCATTGGCCCCAGGGGTTTAGATGCAATGGGCACATTATGTTAAATTCCGAGAAAATGTCCAAGTCTACAGGGAACTTCCGAACACTTCGTCAAGCTATGGAGGAGTTCTCAGCTGATGCCACTAGATTCTCTCTTGCTGATGCTGGGGATGGCATGGATGATGCAAACTTTGTATTTGAAACAGCTAATGCTGCAATCTTGAGGCTCACGAAAGAGATAACATGGATGGAGGAGCTTCTTGCAGCTGAGTCATCTTTACGAAGTGGTCCTCCTTCTACTTATTATGACCATGTATTTGCTAATGAGATAAACATTGCTGTTGGAACAACAGAGAAGAACTACAGTGAGTATTTGTTCCGGGAAGCTCTCAAAACTGGATTCTATGATCTGCAGGCTGCAAGGGATGAGTACAGGTTTTCTTGTGGCACAGGGGGCATGAACCGTGACCTGCTATGGCAGTTTATGGATGTCCAAACAAGGCTTCTAGCACCAATTTGCCCGCACTATGCTGAATATGTTTGGAGGAAGCTTTTAAAGAAGGATGGGTTTGTTATCAAAGCTGGGTGGCCTGATGCTGATTTACCTAATCTTACTCTTAAAAAAGCCAACAAATATTTGCAGGATTCAATTGCCTCAATGAGGAAGCTGCTTCAGAAGCAAGTTTCTGGTTCAAAGAAAGTGAAGGGAAATGTATCTGCTCAACCAAACAAACCAATGATCGGTCTAATATTTGTCAATGAGCAGTTTGATGGCTGGAAAAGGGAATGCTTAAATATACTCAGAAGCAAGTTTGACAGCACAACCCTTTCTTTTGCACCTGACAGAGAGATCTTAGAGGCGTTGCAGCAGAGTTTGATTGGTCAGGAAACAAATTTTAAGCAGATCCAGAAGCTTTGCATGCCTTTCTTGAGGTTCAAGAAAGATGAGGTCATTGCTGTTGGGGTTCACTCCTTGGATTTGAGGTTGCCATTTGGTGAGATGGCTGTTCTGGAGGAGAATTCAGAGTTGATCAAGCGGCAGCTTGGTCTTGAGCGTTTGGAGATTTTGTCTGCCACAGATCCCGATGCAGTTAGAAAAGCTGGCACCCATGCCTCACTGTTAAATCAGAACCCACCATCTCCAGGAAATCCTACTGCTATCTTCCTCAGCGAGTAA